In Citrus sinensis cultivar Valencia sweet orange chromosome 3, DVS_A1.0, whole genome shotgun sequence, the sequence TTGGCTAGTATATATATTCCTTTTCCACCAGAACTAAACCTCGACTTCAACCAAATGTTAATTAACAGTATGAAGTTTTGATCACTCGATGTATATAGGCCTAATAAGCTATTAAATATTCCTACAGTCATACAAATCTCAACTCCCTTGAGTTTTCTCGATAGATTCAAATAGAAAAGAACTGGaaactcaaatcaaaattatagaatttgaGGCAAATGAACACAACCCAGAAAATAGATATCATAAACACAAACTTTAAGAAAACAACCTATACCATTCATAAGTGCATactatatattacaaattccaccggtaaatataaacaaaattgaaacttgTTAAAATATCAGGGCATTAACTCTGCTCAAAGAAGTTTGAATTGGATTTTCATTAGGGGAATTTCATCAAACAGGGGCTGTGCATGTCTACAAAAAGcaactacaaaaataaaaactacaataaaaACAATGGTTACAAGCAAATAAATCACGCATGACCCATCACCCATCAATTTATTCTAAACGAAAGCCCCCACATTTTATGAatgaaaaggaagaaaatgaaaaattgcatGTAATAGAGTAAAGGAGcactaaaaaatgaacaacaggtaaaagaaaatgcacCGTTGACAGAGGCCCATGAGAGCGGCCGGTGTCGGAATCGCGCCGATGAGAATTTCGGTGTTGGAATCGCATCAATTGGAACTCCCACAGTTGGAATCGTGCTGATGAGAATGGGTGTTTAGggtttgtttaaaaaaaatcgatttgaaatgaagtttaaaattgagcaggataaaattaaaatggaataaTATATAaggttaatttaataatttaatttacagcTGGGGAAAAAAATCTACCAAACTGCCAAAATTCAGCTATAAAtattaccaaacactttagtagtTAAGTTTTGACAGCCCATCCACCTCACCACACTTCCAAACGGGCCCATGGTATGCTAAACACAcccttaaaataataaataccaCACAGAAGAAGATGGTAaatattaaggaaaaaaaaatacataagtGTCTGCTAAGTAATTTCAATGCCCACCACTTAACGTGAATGTTTGAGCCATGGCCCTTTGCAATCCACTTGGGCCAGACCCACCTATTTACGTTGCGAGCTCGGGCACTGTAGCTCTTAAAAGAACCTGCGGCAACAAAGGCATGTGCCGACTGAGCAGTGCCGAGTacatttttctataatttatcCCTAATCATGAAAATGATTAGTTAATTGAAAATGAGTGTAAAAAATGTTTCAAGATTTTGCTCACTCAAGATTCTCAATGAGCATGTCGTATCTTGATGGTAGCATTAAAAACTGCATTAATTATATGGAGGGAAATTACAGAAGAAAATGGGAGGAAAAAATCAACGTTGAAAAGTAGAACAAATTAAGACGGGAAATGCATACGGATTAATGAAGCAGAAAATTAAGTTGTCTCAAAACttatcaaagaaaatattcGGGGCTGCCTGATACTGATAAGATAGGATGAGAGACAGAAATCTTGTTCAAAGCGCGCTAATAATAGGATCATGTGCATCAGCTGCCTTTGTTCGTGATTTTGGAATCAGTTTCATGCAGGTTCTTTAGTCCCACCGAAAGCAGATATTCGTTCTGCTTCTGAATTAATTTCAGGCAATGTTTGAAACTTTCTGTCTCTGTATTTGCTGCTGTGTGTCAGACTGGGGAGCTTTACCTCGGacaaaaactattttttctGATGAATTTGCGGCATAGTCTGTTTAGTTGTAAGTCAGAAGATGGCTGaaagaatttcaaaacaatctaCAGGATGTTACAGGGTTCATATctgaacaaaacaaaaggcGTTACCAAAGACGAACCCAGAACAACATAAGAAAGACAAAAACGGTTTGCAAATCAAAATACACGCTAGTGCTTAAGAACACTTGATGACCCGAGAAAACTGGCAAACACAACCCGGTTATTTAAAGGCCTAAATAGAACTAAATGGATATcgtttcataattaattaacttaagCTTAAGATTCTAATTTTCCTTGACCAAACCACAGCAAAGCGATCTCAGATTTATTAGTCCTTGAACTGCCAGGGGTTGGGCTGCTATTACCACTGCTATCAGACCATGAAACCAGCGCCTTCTGTAGAACCCCAGATGGTGAAGAAACTGTAGTCGCAGGAGGACTATCAGAATCGCCATTTCCGGCTGCAGGAGACGGTGGACCAGAAGCAGAGGCCGGGACCGTGCTTGGCCTTAAGACCTCTGCCAGTGGCCCTCCTGGTGCCCAAGAATCAGGGTTTAACCAGCTTGAGAGTTGCGGGTTGGTATCACATTTATGGTCTTGACTAGATTCCACAAGGCCCAACCCCATTTGTAGTTGACCCATTTCCTCATCAATGGTGCTGTTGCCTCCCATTGAAAGACTTAGCGGAGAAAGGGAGAGATTCCCGCTTGAAGAGACAGAGCTTTTGGTACCAGAATTTGTATTGTGGATCTGGTCATCACCATTTGACACTCCATTAGCATTAGACCATGCGTCAATGAATACCCTCGGAACCAAATCTGGGTCAGTATAAAAAGGGCAATCGTTGCTCTGTTGAGCTTCTCCAGCACTAAAGCTTGCAAAGGAATTCAAATTCAGAGGCTCTTCTAGATGATAATGTTGATTAATATTAACAGGAGAAGCAGGGTTATTAATCAGATGATTCCATTCTGTGCCTGCAGCATTGGAAGGCAAGTGGACAGCTTCTCCTCTCATCATCCAATCCTTATCCAAGCACCTTTAATGCACCAAAAAcacaaaccaaaaaataagGAACAAAACCCAACCACAAGAAACTAGGTatttaagaatgaaaaaagagaaagaaaaaaacttgaaCTTGGACACACCTCTGTTCCCTTACATGAGGATGTGGGTATTGAGTGAAATTTCGAACAAACTGAGATGCAGAGAAATCAagattgttgttgttgctgttgttgacAGTGTTAGTGGTATTCAGTGGATGAGATTGAAGGCGAGTTTTTTTCTTGCTGTTGGGAGGAGGTTGAAGTTCCACAGGCTTTCTTGAACGTGGACGGCCTCTGTGCAGATGACGCTCACAGTATTTCTGGTCAGGCGCAACATCTCTCGAGCACCTCCATTTCTTGCCATCTGTTCTTCTGCATCTCCCTGGCTCTAGATCTCCTCCTTTTGACAACCTTATTAGATCCAAACCCACgggagcagcagcagcagcagctgaGTTTCTGTTTCTTGTGAAGGGAAAAAGGAGATCAGAGGGAACTGGAACAGAAGCCACCATGCACTTGTATATCAATGCTTGTCTCTCTAGCTCTGTCCACTGTGCATTTGTAAATGGAAACCCCATTCTTGCCGCCATACCtaccccaaaaataaaaaataaaaaaagataaaaataaaacagag encodes:
- the LOC102608291 gene encoding growth-regulating factor 2 is translated as MMSGRIMDACDFSFINEAAAEEGKVKEAGSNRHRPSPSDEFGWGDAVAGGPTCNNNINNSSSSNHIYKTIGYVSSDSSGSSTSMKTLQPFQFDIAAATVNESPGMAARMGFPFTNAQWTELERQALIYKCMVASVPVPSDLLFPFTRNRNSAAAAAAPVGLDLIRLSKGGDLEPGRCRRTDGKKWRCSRDVAPDQKYCERHLHRGRPRSRKPVELQPPPNSKKKTRLQSHPLNTTNTVNNSNNNNLDFSASQFVRNFTQYPHPHVREQRCLDKDWMMRGEAVHLPSNAAGTEWNHLINNPASPVNINQHYHLEEPLNLNSFASFSAGEAQQSNDCPFYTDPDLVPRVFIDAWSNANGVSNGDDQIHNTNSGTKSSVSSSGNLSLSPLSLSMGGNSTIDEEMGQLQMGLGLVESSQDHKCDTNPQLSSWLNPDSWAPGGPLAEVLRPSTVPASASGPPSPAAGNGDSDSPPATTVSSPSGVLQKALVSWSDSSGNSSPTPGSSRTNKSEIALLWFGQGKLES